TTCATTTACACATAAAATACAAATATTTGAAAAATTTAATTTTAACAAACACTAGCAAAATTAAAAATCATTATTATAATTAAAAGAAAGAAAAAAAGAGAGAAGTTCAACTTAGAATTTCCAGTTAAATTTCATTTCTGCCTGATTGTTTCTGAAATCACTTCTTCCCTCGAAGTTATATCCGATATTTACAGAAAATGTATCTGTAATATTTCTGTTGTATCCAACTCCAGCATTGTATCCGAATCTTGACATTTTAATACCTTTGGCTGTAAATGTAGCCCCGTTTGCCCCTGCATATGAAGCTGTAACTGTATTGTCATCATTTATAACTGCATAATTTACACCTACATTTAATTTAACTTTTGAAGTGTTGTCAATATTGTAATTGAATACACTTCCCGCTTTTGCAAACAAGAAGTCTCTGTCAAATGAATCAACATGTAAATTTAATCCTCCTGCCCCATTCTCATCATATGAAGGATTGTGGTAATGTACATAATCCATTCCTACACAAGGAACTGCCCTGATATTGTCATTTATATCATAAACCCTTGAAACTTTTGCATTCGCATTTATGCTGTAAGCTGTATAATCCGCATGCGCTGTCAAATCTGTTGTAGCTATATGTCTGTCTGATTTAACATTATAGAAATTGATTCCTACATTTCCTCTT
This genomic stretch from Lebetimonas natsushimae harbors:
- a CDS encoding autotransporter outer membrane beta-barrel domain-containing protein; amino-acid sequence: AFTYANTDQEVNDIDQKSDIDTFGLTAYGSTLLDNDTKLRGNVGINFYNVKSDRHIATTDLTAHADYTAYSINANAKVSRVYDINDNIRAVPCVGMDYVHYHNPSYDENGAGGLNLHVDSFDRDFLFAKAGSVFNYNIDNTSKVKLNVGVNYAVINDDNTVTASYAGANGATFTAKGIKMSRFGYNAGVGYNRNITDTFSVNIGYNFEGRSDFRNNQAEMKFNWKF